One window from the genome of Thalassospira xiamenensis M-5 = DSM 17429 encodes:
- a CDS encoding beta-ketoacyl-ACP synthase: MSKGTSSTRRVVITGMAGITALGDNWETISSRMAAGETGIRRMDDWDGKYDLRTRLAAPVQDFTLKGKFSRKQLRSMGRVAQMSVDATDKALEMAGLRDDTAILQGGRLGIAYGSSFGSTPPVLGFTRLMEHGDSNAITATSYIQMMSHTAAVNIGVLYGISGRIIPTSTACTSGSMGIGYAYEAIKFGMQDLMIAGGAEELCPTMVAVFDTLFATSTSNDTPELSPRPYDARRDGLVIGEGAGTLILEEYEHAKARGATIYGEIVGFASNSDGAHITQPAADKMEVALRKSLETAGLSPSDIDIVNGHGTATDHGDLAESRATRAVFDRAIPMHTLKGHFGHSLGACGAIEAWLGLEMMREGKFVATANLEQVDPECAELDYIFGDARRLSAEHMMSNNFAFGGINTSLILRQI, encoded by the coding sequence ATGAGCAAAGGCACATCCTCCACCCGCCGCGTGGTCATCACCGGCATGGCGGGCATCACCGCCCTTGGTGATAATTGGGAAACCATTTCATCGCGCATGGCAGCGGGCGAAACCGGCATCCGGCGCATGGATGACTGGGACGGCAAATATGATCTGCGCACCCGCCTTGCCGCCCCCGTGCAGGATTTCACGCTCAAGGGCAAATTCAGCCGCAAACAGCTCCGCAGTATGGGCCGTGTCGCCCAGATGTCGGTCGATGCCACCGACAAGGCACTCGAAATGGCGGGGCTTCGTGATGATACCGCCATCTTGCAAGGCGGGCGTCTTGGCATTGCCTATGGCTCGTCATTTGGCAGCACCCCGCCCGTTCTCGGCTTCACCCGCCTGATGGAACATGGCGACAGCAACGCCATCACCGCCACCAGCTATATCCAAATGATGAGCCACACGGCAGCCGTCAATATCGGCGTGCTCTATGGCATTTCCGGGCGCATCATCCCGACCTCGACCGCCTGCACATCGGGCAGCATGGGGATCGGTTATGCCTACGAGGCGATCAAATTCGGCATGCAGGATCTGATGATCGCAGGCGGGGCCGAAGAACTCTGCCCCACCATGGTCGCCGTGTTCGATACCCTCTTTGCCACCAGTACCAGTAACGATACCCCGGAACTCTCCCCGCGCCCCTATGATGCAAGGCGCGATGGTCTGGTAATCGGCGAAGGGGCCGGAACGCTTATTCTGGAAGAATACGAACACGCCAAGGCCCGCGGGGCGACCATTTACGGTGAAATCGTCGGCTTCGCCAGCAATTCCGACGGCGCACACATCACCCAACCCGCCGCCGATAAAATGGAAGTCGCCCTTCGTAAATCGCTTGAAACGGCTGGCCTATCCCCCTCCGATATCGATATCGTCAATGGCCACGGCACCGCGACGGATCATGGCGACCTCGCCGAAAGCAGGGCGACCCGTGCGGTGTTTGACCGCGCCATTCCGATGCACACGCTCAAGGGCCATTTCGGCCATAGCCTCGGCGCATGTGGTGCCATCGAGGCATGGCTTGGCCTTGAAATGATGCGCGAAGGCAAATTTGTCGCCACCGCCAATCTTGAACAGGTCGACCCGGAATGCGCCGAACTTGATTACATCTTTGGCGACGCCAGACGCCTCTCGGCGGAACATATGATGAGCAACAATTTCGCCTTTGGCGGCATCAACACATCCCTGATCTTACGGCAAATCTAG
- the fabG gene encoding 3-oxoacyl-ACP reductase FabG, giving the protein MTETILVTGASKGIGAATARRLARDGFDIVVHYHSDQDGAETVRDDIIALGRTARLIRFDIADRDATRAALEADIADHGAPYGVILNAGLTRDGPFPALEDDDWDRVLHTNLDGFYNVIKPLIMPIIQRRKGGRIVALTSIAGIAGNRGQVNYAASKAGIIGAVKSLALELAKRKITVNAVAPGVIETQMTGDLPADEVKAMIPMRRYGTTDEVAATIAFLCSPDASYITRQVISVNGGML; this is encoded by the coding sequence ATGACAGAAACCATTCTGGTAACAGGTGCAAGCAAGGGGATCGGTGCCGCAACCGCGCGCCGTCTTGCAAGGGACGGTTTTGATATCGTCGTCCATTATCATTCCGATCAGGACGGGGCCGAAACCGTCCGCGATGACATCATTGCCCTTGGCCGTACCGCACGTCTGATCCGGTTCGATATCGCCGACCGCGACGCGACGCGCGCGGCACTTGAGGCCGACATTGCCGATCATGGCGCGCCTTACGGTGTGATCCTCAATGCCGGGCTGACCCGCGATGGACCTTTCCCGGCCCTTGAAGACGACGATTGGGACCGGGTTCTGCACACCAATCTCGATGGCTTTTATAATGTGATCAAACCGCTGATCATGCCGATCATTCAACGGCGCAAGGGCGGGCGTATCGTGGCGCTCACCTCCATCGCCGGGATTGCTGGCAATCGCGGGCAGGTCAATTACGCGGCGTCAAAGGCCGGGATCATCGGGGCGGTCAAATCGCTTGCCCTTGAACTCGCCAAACGCAAAATCACCGTCAATGCCGTCGCGCCCGGCGTGATCGAAACCCAGATGACCGGCGACCTGCCCGCGGACGAGGTCAAGGCGATGATCCCGATGCGTCGCTACGGCACAACGGATGAAGTCGCCGCCACCATCGCGTTTCTGTGCAGCCCCGATGCGTCCTACATCACGCGTCAGGTCATCAGTGTGAATGGGGGCATGTTATGA
- a CDS encoding RidA family protein yields MHKIIQPDGWKPPKGYANGVLADGVPLYIGGQIGWTADQVFVAKDFVGQMEQALRNIVDVLEAAGGGPEHLTRLTWYVVDKKEYLAKQREVGEAYRRVLGKNFPAMTMVVVSALVEDEALIEIEATASIPADINAA; encoded by the coding sequence ATGCATAAAATCATTCAGCCAGACGGATGGAAACCGCCCAAGGGTTACGCAAATGGCGTGCTGGCCGACGGGGTACCGCTTTATATCGGCGGGCAGATCGGCTGGACGGCCGATCAGGTCTTTGTCGCCAAGGATTTCGTCGGTCAGATGGAACAGGCGCTGCGCAATATTGTCGATGTGCTGGAGGCCGCCGGTGGCGGGCCGGAACATTTGACGCGGCTGACATGGTACGTGGTCGACAAGAAGGAATATCTTGCGAAACAGCGCGAGGTCGGCGAGGCCTATCGCCGCGTGCTTGGCAAGAATTTCCCGGCGATGACGATGGTGGTGGTAAGCGCCCTTGTCGAAGACGAAGCCCTGATCGAGATCGAGGCGACGGCATCGATCCCGGCGGATATAAATGCGGCCTGA